A window of Rubricoccus marinus contains these coding sequences:
- a CDS encoding M56 family metallopeptidase, with protein MTLLLSIALKGALILALASGAVALLRGAPAAARHGVWVAAFVALLALPLLATVGPAWEIGVLPSGLAPDAPADPFVVEIPGLPLAPLAPAEPFEVSPQMMAPPFLADAPLAPMTAEFVIAPETSAPARSLGGVLFGIWAAGVGVVLLGWGVTLLAAWLFVRRATPEEDPDWLVAFERARMLSDVDHSVRLLRSDALDVPVAWGLGTPAVVLPADADAWDDDRREAVLLHELAHIRRRDARTQLLAQAAVALHWFDPLAWWAYRRFLVEREHACDDAVLRGGAKPSAYAGHLVDIARGIRRERVALAGLSPMARKSCLEGRVLSILGERRRESLTRVGSFVLAFGAVVLVLPLAACQLTAAASEPDVYHASKPMDRLHVVADREMEDLGEEMEWMEEDLADMEFALADLALDTIPDAETILGPALESALASVRDLRRRGFALSDEDWVEIESEIAEAFEDARADYEEAIAEAMEEMEEEDWQAEMRDALREASIARAEAMADLDRSLQGARLGSSAQRLREAERAREAAQRAVEESRREVERQREAIHEQARREAERARERAKRDAEKSRREAERAREQASRQRPLAAPQAPATPRTTPRVETPRGPSTGYSYSISTGDGHVTVTSTSGPGEWVGALDGWQKGVRNLSRAVAQSTRADELATLDRSVAAMASALDGIGRSANGWAQSSAERRIVREALQDARSDLKDLQANLADAHEDCED; from the coding sequence ATGACGCTACTCCTCTCGATCGCGCTCAAAGGCGCCCTGATCCTCGCGCTGGCCTCTGGCGCCGTCGCCCTTCTCCGCGGTGCGCCCGCCGCCGCCCGCCACGGCGTGTGGGTGGCCGCGTTTGTCGCCCTCCTGGCGCTGCCGCTCCTCGCAACCGTTGGCCCCGCGTGGGAGATCGGCGTGTTGCCGAGCGGGTTGGCGCCCGACGCCCCCGCAGATCCCTTCGTCGTGGAGATCCCCGGCTTGCCTCTGGCACCCCTGGCACCCGCCGAGCCGTTTGAGGTGTCACCGCAGATGATGGCGCCGCCCTTCCTGGCCGACGCCCCGCTGGCGCCGATGACGGCGGAGTTCGTCATCGCGCCAGAGACCTCAGCGCCCGCCCGGTCTCTTGGTGGGGTCCTGTTCGGCATCTGGGCCGCAGGCGTGGGCGTGGTGCTGCTCGGCTGGGGCGTGACGCTTCTCGCCGCGTGGCTGTTCGTGCGCCGCGCGACGCCAGAGGAGGACCCGGACTGGCTCGTCGCGTTTGAGCGGGCGCGGATGCTGAGCGACGTGGACCACTCCGTTCGCCTCTTGCGCTCCGACGCGCTCGACGTGCCTGTGGCCTGGGGCCTCGGCACCCCCGCCGTGGTCCTCCCCGCCGACGCCGACGCGTGGGACGACGACCGCCGCGAAGCCGTCCTTCTGCACGAGCTCGCGCACATCCGCCGCCGCGACGCGCGGACGCAGCTTCTGGCGCAAGCGGCCGTGGCGCTGCACTGGTTCGACCCTCTGGCGTGGTGGGCCTACCGCCGCTTTCTCGTGGAGCGCGAGCACGCCTGCGACGACGCCGTGCTCCGCGGCGGCGCCAAACCCTCGGCCTACGCGGGCCACCTGGTCGACATCGCCAGAGGCATCCGCCGGGAGCGCGTAGCCCTCGCGGGCCTGAGCCCGATGGCTCGGAAGTCGTGCCTGGAAGGCCGCGTGCTATCCATTCTCGGCGAGCGCCGCCGCGAGTCCCTGACGCGTGTCGGGTCCTTCGTCTTAGCGTTCGGCGCCGTTGTGCTCGTGCTGCCTCTGGCGGCGTGCCAGCTCACCGCCGCCGCCTCCGAGCCCGACGTGTACCACGCGTCCAAACCCATGGACCGCCTCCACGTCGTAGCCGACCGCGAGATGGAGGACTTGGGCGAGGAGATGGAGTGGATGGAAGAGGACCTCGCGGACATGGAGTTCGCCCTTGCCGACCTCGCGCTGGATACGATCCCCGATGCCGAGACCATCTTGGGCCCCGCGCTGGAGTCGGCCCTTGCGAGCGTCCGGGACCTCCGCCGTCGCGGCTTCGCACTCTCGGACGAGGACTGGGTCGAGATCGAAAGCGAGATCGCCGAGGCGTTCGAAGACGCCCGCGCGGACTACGAAGAGGCCATCGCGGAGGCCATGGAGGAGATGGAAGAGGAGGATTGGCAGGCCGAGATGCGCGACGCGCTGCGCGAGGCCTCAATCGCTCGGGCGGAAGCGATGGCCGATCTCGACCGCTCGCTCCAGGGCGCCCGACTTGGGTCCAGCGCGCAGCGCCTCCGCGAGGCCGAGCGGGCGCGAGAGGCCGCCCAGCGCGCCGTCGAAGAATCACGGCGGGAGGTGGAGCGGCAGCGTGAGGCCATCCACGAGCAAGCCCGTCGCGAGGCGGAGCGCGCACGTGAACGGGCCAAGCGTGACGCCGAGAAGTCCCGGCGCGAAGCCGAGCGCGCCCGCGAGCAGGCCAGCCGCCAGAGGCCTCTGGCGGCGCCGCAGGCCCCAGCGACGCCGCGGACCACGCCCCGCGTTGAGACGCCGCGCGGCCCTTCGACCGGCTACAGCTACAGCATCTCCACCGGCGACGGCCACGTCACCGTCACCTCTACCAGCGGTCCCGGCGAGTGGGTGGGCGCCCTCGACGGGTGGCAGAAGGGCGTCCGTAACCTCAGCCGCGCCGTGGCGCAGAGCACCCGGGCTGACGAACTCGCCACCCTCGACCGCTCGGTCGCCGCCATGGCTTCCGCGCTTGACGGCATCGGACGTTCCGCAAATGGCTGGGCGCAGTCCAGCGCCGAGCGCCGCATCGTCCGCGAGGCGCTCCAGGACGCCCGCTCCGACCTCAAAGACCTCCAGGCAAACCTCGCCGATGCACACGAGGACTGCGAGGACTAA
- a CDS encoding vitamin K epoxide reductase family protein: MAVPARIRTYSRILFAVALFGILVVTHLSLQIDKGFADGCAGLGATIDTAALSAAPEAACAAVATGEYKDFLGVSNILWGLGFYLIVALLRLGFGMTGNDTLRKAAFGVVAVGFLYTLRLVYLQAFVIGSFCVLCMMSALTVTVLLILHVLEHRKLASGVRHSAPPPTRGAALVPYGAIAGVFVLLLGADFALAGGGGGDVPSTTPEADALAGRDTRVDAPAELAPALPSGCAYDPQYAPLGDLSAFMDNPSEGSGSVSVIEVFDPNCPHCRDLNNALKPVVAANLNTATFYSVAFPLRQPTVAQAAALVWAEQKGKYFEFKQALFERQDASWGMSQDELRDTANSVGLDGPSLIATLNDQAQVESILASVQADATAVQEALTIPGVGLSTPKLIIGGRVIAPTNESYSENCLNQFIAEASSPASAPAAVVEEVE; the protein is encoded by the coding sequence ATGGCCGTCCCCGCTCGCATCCGTACGTACTCCCGCATCCTTTTCGCCGTCGCGCTCTTCGGCATCCTCGTCGTGACGCACCTGTCGTTGCAGATCGATAAGGGCTTCGCCGACGGCTGCGCCGGGCTCGGCGCGACGATCGACACCGCCGCGCTCAGCGCTGCGCCAGAGGCCGCCTGCGCGGCGGTCGCGACGGGCGAATACAAGGACTTCCTCGGCGTCTCCAACATCCTGTGGGGCCTGGGCTTTTACCTCATCGTGGCGCTGCTGCGCCTCGGCTTCGGTATGACCGGCAACGACACGCTGCGGAAGGCCGCGTTCGGCGTCGTCGCCGTTGGCTTTTTGTACACGTTGCGGCTGGTGTATCTCCAGGCCTTCGTGATCGGCTCGTTCTGCGTGCTGTGCATGATGTCGGCGCTGACCGTCACGGTCCTGCTGATCCTGCACGTGCTGGAGCACCGCAAGCTGGCCTCTGGCGTGCGCCACTCGGCGCCCCCGCCGACGCGCGGCGCGGCGCTCGTGCCCTACGGTGCCATCGCGGGCGTCTTCGTGCTGTTGCTCGGTGCGGACTTCGCACTCGCCGGAGGAGGGGGAGGGGACGTGCCCAGCACGACGCCAGAGGCGGACGCCCTCGCCGGCCGCGACACGCGTGTGGACGCTCCGGCCGAGCTCGCGCCCGCGCTCCCGTCGGGCTGCGCCTACGACCCGCAGTACGCGCCGCTCGGGGACCTCTCCGCGTTTATGGACAACCCCTCGGAGGGCTCCGGCTCGGTCTCGGTGATTGAGGTGTTCGACCCTAACTGTCCGCACTGCCGCGATCTCAACAACGCGCTCAAGCCCGTCGTGGCGGCCAACCTCAACACGGCCACCTTCTACTCCGTGGCGTTCCCGCTGCGCCAGCCGACGGTCGCACAGGCCGCGGCGCTGGTTTGGGCCGAGCAGAAGGGCAAGTACTTCGAGTTCAAGCAGGCGCTGTTCGAGCGCCAGGACGCGAGCTGGGGCATGTCCCAGGACGAGCTTCGCGACACCGCCAACTCGGTCGGGCTCGACGGCCCGAGCCTGATCGCGACGCTGAACGACCAGGCGCAGGTGGAGTCCATCCTCGCCTCCGTTCAAGCTGATGCGACGGCGGTGCAGGAGGCGCTCACGATCCCGGGCGTCGGGCTCAGCACGCCGAAGCTCATCATCGGGGGCCGCGTTATCGCGCCCACCAACGAGTCGTACTCCGAGAACTGCCTCAACCAGTTCATCGCCGAGGCCTCCTCGCCCGCGAGCGCGCCGGCGGCCGTCGTCGAGGAGGTCGAGTAG
- a CDS encoding mechanosensitive ion channel family protein — protein sequence MQSEPSAVSTASGAAGGLVDSAVQAISDVTTLSPEVARELLYSALAVLALWALRLAVLRVVNQRVEDVKVRYQWRKTSLYVAVFVGALLFLRIWLGALGSLATFFGLVAAGLAIALKDPLVNMAGWVFILWKRPLSPGDRVSIRDLTGDVIDQRVFAFTLLEVGTKMGAGQSTGRIIHVPNGWVFTSSVLNHTGAFAYVWNEIGVVVTFESDWRATKALLHEIAAEHAGVLSEDAERTLRRAAQRYLIFYSKLTPTVYTDVLDSGVRLTLRYLVEPRRVRGSEQNIWEAILDAIHDRPEIDLAYPTQRVIHSPMPPAAPEASGDGARVEGIPRAE from the coding sequence ATGCAGTCCGAACCGTCCGCCGTTTCCACCGCTTCTGGCGCCGCCGGCGGCCTCGTGGATTCGGCGGTGCAGGCCATCAGCGACGTGACGACGCTCTCGCCAGAGGTCGCACGGGAGCTGCTGTATTCCGCGCTCGCGGTGCTCGCGCTGTGGGCGCTTCGCCTCGCGGTTCTGCGCGTGGTGAACCAGCGCGTGGAGGACGTAAAGGTGCGCTACCAGTGGCGCAAGACGTCGCTGTACGTCGCGGTGTTCGTGGGCGCGCTCCTGTTCCTGCGCATCTGGCTGGGGGCGCTGGGCTCGCTCGCCACGTTTTTCGGCCTCGTGGCTGCAGGTCTCGCCATCGCGCTGAAGGACCCGCTGGTGAACATGGCGGGCTGGGTGTTCATCCTCTGGAAGCGCCCGCTCTCGCCGGGGGACCGCGTGAGCATCCGGGACCTCACGGGCGACGTGATCGATCAGCGCGTGTTCGCGTTCACGCTGCTGGAGGTGGGGACCAAGATGGGCGCGGGCCAGAGCACGGGGCGCATTATCCACGTGCCCAACGGATGGGTGTTCACGAGCTCGGTCCTCAACCACACGGGCGCGTTCGCCTACGTGTGGAACGAGATCGGCGTTGTGGTCACGTTCGAGAGCGACTGGCGCGCGACCAAGGCGCTCCTCCACGAGATCGCGGCCGAGCACGCGGGCGTGCTTTCCGAGGACGCCGAGCGCACGCTCCGCCGCGCCGCGCAGCGCTACCTCATTTTCTACTCCAAGCTCACGCCGACGGTCTACACCGACGTGCTGGACTCCGGCGTGCGCCTCACGCTGCGCTACCTGGTGGAGCCGCGCCGCGTGCGCGGCAGCGAGCAGAACATCTGGGAGGCCATTCTGGACGCCATCCACGACCGCCCGGAGATCGACCTCGCCTACCCCACGCAGCGCGTGATCCACTCGCCGATGCCGCCAGCCGCGCCCGAGGCCTCTGGCGACGGCGCGCGCGTGGAGGGAATCCCGAGAGCGGAGTAG
- a CDS encoding DUF4260 family protein: protein MSTAAWLRLENAAIAILAGVLFGASGESLWWAALWLTPDLAMVGYLAGSKVGSQIYNAAHSYAAPVALGAGGLLLGAPLAASLALLWANHIGVDRALGYGLKHATDFKDTHLGRIGRG, encoded by the coding sequence ATGAGCACGGCCGCCTGGCTCCGCCTCGAAAACGCCGCCATCGCGATCCTCGCGGGCGTGCTCTTCGGGGCCTCTGGCGAGAGCCTGTGGTGGGCCGCGCTCTGGCTCACGCCGGACCTCGCGATGGTGGGCTACCTCGCGGGCTCGAAGGTGGGGAGCCAGATCTACAACGCCGCGCACAGCTACGCCGCGCCGGTCGCCCTCGGCGCGGGCGGCCTGCTGCTGGGGGCGCCTCTGGCCGCTTCGCTGGCACTTCTGTGGGCCAACCACATCGGCGTGGACCGCGCGCTGGGCTACGGCCTCAAGCACGCGACGGACTTCAAAGACACGCACCTCGGCCGGATCGGGAGAGGGTGA
- a CDS encoding thioredoxin domain-containing protein: MTPEHTNRLASEKSPYLLQHAHNPVDWWPWGDEAFAEADARGVPVFLSVGYATCHWCHVMEEESFEDAEAAAALNRAFVCVKVDREERPDVDGVYMAAALALNGHGGWPLTALLVPHTREPFYVGTYLPKESRGGRIGVIDLAERVTGLWRDDRANVLASAGKVGGIISTILAENEPGDAITQDDLTRAVGLLGRSFDPANGGFGAQPKFPTPHNLLFLLREGRRTGNAEATRMAHRTLQAIARGGITDHAGGGVHRYSTDRRWLLPHFEKMLYDQAGLALAWTEAWQASGDRDETRDDEMKRAAEATLDYVLCDLRLASGAFASAEDADSLDARGKREEGAFYVWTETELADILGAETLEFAREAFGTYPEGNFLDEATRVRTGGIVLHLPEPEAPLAERLGMTPEAFRLRRRDLLDRLLDARASRPRPLLDDKVLADWNGLAIAALAVAARVFDRSDYAEAASRAADFVLREMRTPEAGLLHRWREGEAAVDGFLDDYAFMAWGLLELYQTTFDAARLQTALDLHRQTRERFEDASGGYFLTEAGTPGLLVRQKALDDGALPSGNAVAAMNGIRLAQLTGDRETENAALAALSADARIRAHPTGHTFHLLAAQLALGPAPEVVLAVDEASGGEEMTRAIRGVYAPGALLLKRSEPLAEIAPFTAEQTARDGLATAYVCERGACQAPTTSAPEAARTLDALHGG, from the coding sequence ATGACACCCGAGCACACCAATCGCCTCGCGAGCGAGAAGAGCCCCTACCTCCTCCAGCACGCCCACAACCCCGTCGACTGGTGGCCGTGGGGCGACGAGGCCTTTGCCGAGGCCGACGCCAGAGGCGTGCCGGTCTTCCTCTCCGTCGGCTACGCGACGTGCCACTGGTGCCACGTGATGGAGGAGGAGTCCTTCGAGGACGCCGAAGCCGCCGCCGCGCTCAACCGCGCGTTCGTGTGCGTCAAGGTGGACCGCGAGGAGCGCCCCGACGTGGACGGCGTGTACATGGCCGCGGCGCTCGCGCTCAACGGCCACGGCGGCTGGCCGCTCACGGCGCTGCTGGTCCCCCACACACGCGAGCCGTTCTACGTCGGCACCTACCTGCCCAAAGAGTCGCGCGGCGGGCGCATCGGCGTGATCGACCTGGCCGAGCGCGTGACGGGCCTCTGGCGTGACGACCGCGCGAACGTCCTCGCGAGCGCGGGCAAGGTCGGCGGCATCATCAGCACCATCCTCGCCGAGAACGAGCCGGGCGACGCGATTACGCAGGACGACCTCACGCGCGCCGTCGGCTTGCTCGGCCGGTCCTTCGATCCCGCCAACGGCGGCTTCGGCGCGCAGCCCAAGTTCCCGACCCCGCACAACCTGCTCTTCCTCTTGCGCGAGGGGCGGCGGACGGGCAACGCCGAGGCGACGCGCATGGCGCACCGCACGCTCCAGGCCATCGCCAGAGGCGGCATCACCGACCACGCTGGCGGCGGTGTGCACCGCTACTCCACCGACCGGCGCTGGCTGCTCCCGCACTTCGAGAAGATGCTCTACGACCAGGCCGGGCTCGCCCTCGCCTGGACCGAAGCCTGGCAGGCCTCTGGCGACCGCGACGAGACGCGCGACGACGAGATGAAGCGCGCCGCCGAGGCTACGCTCGACTACGTCCTCTGCGATTTGCGGCTCGCCTCTGGCGCCTTCGCGAGCGCCGAGGACGCCGACAGCCTCGACGCCAGAGGCAAGAGGGAGGAGGGCGCTTTCTACGTCTGGACCGAAACCGAACTCGCCGACATCCTGGGCGCCGAGACCCTGGAGTTCGCGCGCGAAGCGTTCGGCACCTACCCCGAGGGCAACTTCTTGGACGAAGCCACGCGCGTACGCACCGGCGGCATCGTGCTCCACCTCCCCGAGCCCGAAGCGCCTCTTGCGGAGCGCCTCGGCATGACGCCAGAGGCCTTCCGGCTGCGCCGCCGCGACCTCTTGGACCGGTTGCTGGACGCCCGCGCCTCGCGCCCACGCCCGCTCTTGGACGACAAGGTCCTCGCCGATTGGAACGGTCTCGCGATCGCCGCGCTCGCGGTCGCTGCCCGTGTCTTCGACCGCTCGGACTACGCCGAGGCCGCATCGCGCGCAGCCGATTTCGTGCTCCGCGAGATGCGCACGCCAGAGGCCGGGCTGCTCCACCGCTGGCGCGAAGGCGAAGCCGCCGTCGACGGCTTCCTGGACGACTACGCGTTTATGGCCTGGGGCCTGCTCGAACTCTACCAGACGACGTTCGACGCCGCGCGCCTCCAGACCGCGCTCGACCTCCACCGCCAGACGCGCGAGCGCTTCGAGGACGCCTCTGGCGGCTACTTCCTCACCGAAGCGGGCACCCCGGGCCTCCTCGTGCGCCAGAAGGCGCTGGACGACGGCGCGCTACCCTCCGGCAACGCCGTCGCGGCCATGAACGGCATCCGCCTCGCGCAACTCACCGGCGACCGCGAGACCGAGAACGCAGCGCTGGCCGCGTTGTCCGCCGATGCCCGCATCCGCGCGCACCCGACCGGCCACACGTTCCACCTGCTCGCGGCCCAACTCGCGCTCGGACCCGCGCCAGAGGTGGTCCTCGCCGTGGACGAGGCCTCTGGCGGTGAGGAGATGACGCGCGCGATACGCGGCGTCTACGCGCCCGGCGCGCTTTTGCTCAAGCGGTCTGAGCCTCTGGCGGAGATCGCGCCGTTCACCGCCGAGCAGACGGCTCGCGACGGACTCGCAACGGCCTACGTCTGCGAGCGCGGCGCCTGCCAGGCACCGACCACGAGCGCGCCAGAGGCGGCACGAACGCTGGACGCGCTGCACGGCGGCTAG
- a CDS encoding sel1 repeat family protein encodes MKRALLLLLLPLALAACSPDLSPEAAREAAYEAEAAGDVRAALRYYKAAAEGGDLGAMQTLAEAYERGHHRARGPVTRDGEDASRYMAIVALPGQARFWRGRYERERDERAFGGDPGVLLSVAQDLDRRGSTPAERDSARAIRQRLLDAKHTPAMVGEALRTMQDDSLRAFALLEEATDLGSAQACLLQRVLVHAREGYEHVMAQQRAGIEPTTIPASMEARHIDEIEACPNIPTDRDDMGAQVVIRQLRERGTPEARTRLDSLRILGVFERHPHLDPATLS; translated from the coding sequence ATGAAACGCGCCCTCTTACTCCTGCTCCTGCCTCTGGCGCTCGCCGCCTGCTCCCCGGACCTCTCGCCAGAGGCCGCGCGCGAAGCGGCGTACGAGGCCGAGGCCGCCGGCGACGTCCGCGCCGCGCTCCGCTACTACAAAGCGGCAGCCGAAGGCGGGGACTTGGGCGCGATGCAAACGCTCGCGGAGGCGTACGAGCGCGGCCACCACCGCGCCAGGGGCCCCGTTACACGCGATGGCGAGGACGCCAGCCGCTACATGGCCATCGTCGCGCTCCCCGGACAGGCTCGCTTCTGGCGAGGCCGCTACGAGCGAGAGCGCGACGAACGCGCCTTCGGCGGCGATCCGGGCGTCCTCCTGAGCGTCGCGCAGGACCTGGACCGCCGCGGCTCCACGCCCGCCGAACGCGACTCCGCACGCGCGATTCGCCAGAGGCTGCTCGACGCGAAGCACACCCCCGCGATGGTCGGTGAAGCGCTCCGCACGATGCAGGACGACTCGCTTCGGGCCTTTGCGCTCTTGGAAGAAGCCACCGATCTCGGCAGCGCGCAGGCGTGTCTGCTCCAGCGTGTGCTCGTCCACGCGCGCGAAGGCTACGAGCACGTGATGGCGCAGCAGCGCGCGGGCATCGAGCCGACCACCATCCCGGCGTCCATGGAGGCGCGCCACATCGACGAGATCGAGGCGTGCCCCAACATCCCCACCGACCGCGACGACATGGGCGCGCAGGTCGTCATCCGCCAGCTCCGCGAGCGTGGCACGCCAGAGGCCCGCACCCGCTTGGACTCGCTCCGCATCCTCGGCGTGTTCGAGCGCCACCCGCACCTCGACCCCGCCACCCTCTCCTAG
- the rpe gene encoding ribulose-phosphate 3-epimerase — DGHFVPNISFGAPVMRGLGPLAGEAEVPMDVHLMIENPDRYLEDFAEAGAAVITVHQEACPHLHRTVQAIKALGCKAGVALNPATPLVTLEDIAADLDLVLIMSVNPGFGGQSFIPAATDKVRRCRQMLSGLRSRALIEVDGGVTPANAPELIRAGADVLVAGSAVFRGDVAANVAAFRQRPATLA; from the coding sequence TGGACGGCCACTTCGTGCCCAACATCTCGTTCGGCGCGCCCGTCATGCGCGGCCTCGGGCCTCTGGCCGGGGAGGCCGAGGTGCCGATGGACGTGCACCTCATGATCGAGAACCCGGACCGGTACCTGGAGGACTTCGCCGAGGCGGGCGCGGCCGTCATCACGGTCCACCAGGAGGCGTGCCCGCACCTGCACCGCACGGTCCAGGCGATCAAGGCGCTGGGCTGCAAGGCGGGCGTGGCGCTCAACCCGGCCACGCCGCTCGTGACGCTGGAAGACATCGCGGCAGACCTCGACCTCGTGCTCATCATGTCGGTCAACCCGGGCTTTGGCGGCCAGTCGTTCATTCCGGCCGCGACCGACAAAGTGCGGCGCTGCCGACAGATGCTCTCCGGCCTCCGCAGCCGCGCGCTGATCGAAGTCGACGGCGGCGTGACGCCCGCCAACGCGCCCGAGTTGATCCGCGCGGGCGCCGACGTGCTCGTCGCAGGCAGCGCGGTCTTCCGCGGCGACGTCGCCGCGAACGTGGCGGCCTTCCGCCAGAGGCCGGCCACCCTCGCATGA
- a CDS encoding BlaI/MecI/CopY family transcriptional regulator, translated as MPTPPALSRRERQVLDVLHRLGRATAAEVRAALEDPPSDSAVRTHLRILEEKGHATHEQDGPRYVYLPAVATEKAGKGALQHLVKTFYEGAPLRAAAALLDDGALTDSDLDRLAALIEQARTSGR; from the coding sequence ATGCCCACCCCTCCCGCCCTCTCCCGCCGCGAGCGCCAGGTGCTCGACGTTCTCCACCGCCTCGGGCGCGCCACGGCCGCTGAGGTCCGCGCCGCCCTGGAGGACCCGCCCAGCGACTCCGCCGTCCGCACGCACCTCCGCATCTTGGAGGAGAAGGGCCACGCCACGCACGAGCAGGACGGCCCGCGCTACGTCTACCTCCCCGCCGTGGCAACGGAGAAGGCCGGCAAGGGTGCCCTCCAGCACCTGGTCAAAACCTTCTACGAGGGCGCCCCCCTCCGCGCCGCCGCCGCCCTCTTGGACGACGGCGCGCTCACGGACTCCGACCTCGACCGCCTCGCCGCTCTTATCGAACAGGCCCGCACGAGCGGACGCTGA